A genome region from Sphingorhabdus sp. SMR4y includes the following:
- a CDS encoding endonuclease domain-containing protein: MIKPEIMLWQQLRKKPLGIKFRRQHPIGSYIVDFYCPSAKLAIEVDGMAHDMATVRNAMSGGNGIYLALESRSSG; the protein is encoded by the coding sequence ATGATCAAACCCGAAATCATGTTGTGGCAGCAGCTGCGCAAGAAACCGCTCGGCATCAAGTTCCGACGCCAGCATCCGATTGGGTCATATATCGTGGATTTCTATTGCCCGTCTGCGAAACTGGCTATCGAAGTCGACGGCATGGCGCACGATATGGCGACCGTCCGGAACGCGATGAGCGGCGGGAATGGGATTTATTTGGCATTGGAGTCGAGGTCATCCGGATAG
- a CDS encoding Coq4 family protein has protein sequence MPFVHPDRPAARFRPLKALHHFRELIKDKEDTSQVFHIFESLPRPGFRKDAKAFVESDKGKALLESEPELAVLLDDHERLRKMPAGSLAHAYCDFMEKEGLSAAGLIAEYDEFSPRKYGDLIEWYGFRQRDTHDLLHVLTGYGRDALGEACVLAFTYGQNPALGNVFIAYAAGLNMKKQTKSDAPIFKAIREAQKMGKACPKISEENIAELLAQPLDALRERLHIRTPRFYHEAHARFRAQDVDPYDMLAQPA, from the coding sequence ATGCCGTTTGTTCACCCGGACCGTCCCGCAGCCCGCTTTCGTCCGCTGAAAGCGCTCCATCATTTCCGCGAACTGATCAAGGACAAGGAAGACACGTCGCAGGTGTTCCATATTTTTGAATCGCTGCCGCGCCCCGGGTTCCGCAAGGATGCCAAGGCTTTTGTCGAGAGCGACAAGGGCAAGGCGCTGCTGGAAAGCGAACCCGAACTTGCGGTGCTGCTCGACGATCATGAGCGTCTGCGGAAAATGCCGGCCGGTAGTCTGGCCCATGCCTATTGCGACTTCATGGAAAAGGAAGGTCTGAGCGCCGCCGGTCTGATCGCCGAATATGACGAGTTCAGCCCGCGCAAATATGGCGATCTGATCGAATGGTACGGTTTTCGCCAGCGCGACACGCATGACCTGCTGCATGTGCTGACCGGCTATGGCCGCGACGCGCTGGGCGAAGCGTGCGTGCTGGCCTTCACCTACGGCCAGAACCCGGCCCTGGGGAATGTCTTCATCGCTTATGCGGCCGGTCTGAATATGAAGAAACAGACCAAGAGCGACGCGCCGATCTTCAAGGCGATCCGCGAAGCCCAGAAAATGGGCAAGGCCTGCCCGAAGATCAGCGAAGAGAATATTGCCGAGCTGCTTGCGCAACCGCTGGACGCCTTGCGCGAGCGGCTGCATATCAGGACACCGCGTTTCTACCATGAGGCCCATGCCAGGTTCCGCGCCCAGGATGTGGATCCCTATGACATGCTGGCGCAGCCGGCCTGA
- a CDS encoding DUF3052 family protein codes for MTAGYSATPLTEKLSLKEGMRVWFLDMPESVRAEIDESGLTLSEDEVPTPGLNAAHIFVTDRDIMEQHLATLREMIDPAGQVWVSWPKKPSKVETDITEDMIREVALPMGFVDIKVCAVDAVWSGLKLVIRKELR; via the coding sequence ATGACCGCAGGCTATTCCGCAACCCCGCTTACAGAAAAGCTATCCCTCAAGGAGGGAATGCGCGTCTGGTTTCTCGACATGCCGGAGAGCGTCCGGGCAGAGATTGACGAGTCCGGCCTGACCTTGTCCGAAGATGAAGTCCCAACCCCCGGCCTGAACGCCGCCCATATTTTCGTGACCGACCGGGACATAATGGAACAGCATCTGGCCACCCTGCGCGAAATGATCGATCCCGCCGGCCAGGTCTGGGTGAGCTGGCCGAAAAAGCCGTCGAAAGTCGAAACAGACATCACCGAGGACATGATCCGCGAAGTCGCGTTACCGATGGGCTTTGTCGACATCAAGGTCTGCGCGGTGGACGCGGTCTGGTCGGGCCTCAAGCTGGTGATCCGCAAGGAATTGCGCTGA